CGCCTCCGTGCTGCGACTGCTCGCCGGCCTCCTCGCCGTCCTGTACGGGTACGCCGCCGTCAGGATGATCGCCGACACCCCGTACCCGGTCATCTTTCCGCTGCTGATCGCCGTCGTCGTCTGGTGGCACCGGTCGGTCCACCAGCGGAGCCTTCGTGCCTCCCTCTCCCGGCGCTCCTTCGCCGAGGCGGAGCCCCCGCGCCTGGCCGGCCGGTACGCGCACACGGCCGAGCTCATCCAGCGCGAGCAGCGTGCCTCGCTCACCCTCTACGACCCGCACCGCCCGTTCGTCGGCGCCGGCACCACGCGCAAGCCCTGGCTGGTCGTGCTGGAGCTCCAGCCCAGGGGTGGCGAGGACACCGAAGCAGACGGTGAGGAAGCCAAGACCGGGCCCGCGCCGGGCCCGGTACCGGCGCCGCGCGCGGCGGGCGAGGGACCTTCCGGGCACCCCTCGGGTGGGCCGGGGACTCTCACCGCACGCGACGTCATCGAGATGATCGAGCCCAAGCTGCGCGCCCTGCGCACGTCCACGGCGGCCACCAGCAAGGACCGGCTCCAGGCGCTGGAGATCGAGGAGTTCGTGTACCTGCCGTCCGGCGTCGGGCGCGACGAACTGCTGCACACGGCGGACGGCGCCCCGCCCAGGCCGATCCATGACGCGGCCCAGGTCGCCCGGCACCTGGCCGAGTCCCTCGGCGAGGGCGGCGAGGCGCGCCGCCACTTCCTGCGGGTGAGGGTCGGCGCCTGGGACGAGCAGGTCGTCGTCTCCCTGCTGGTCAGGGTGCACACGCAGGGCGGCATGCTGGTCCTCGAAGTGGTGCCGCACGTACTGGGCCCGATCATCGCCGAGTTCCGGGCCGTCGACGCCCTGGTCGAGGCCGAGCCCGCAGGGCCCCTGCGGGACGGCATCGGGGCGGCCCTGGCGAGCCCCATGGAGGGGATGGCGATCGGCATCGGCGCGCTGCGCACCCTGCGCTCCGAGCTCAGGCTGAGGCTGGCCCCGCCCCGGCTGGCCGCCCCTGACGCTCCCAGCGTCTCGCTGCGCGAGCTCGTCAGCACCGACGAGCTGTCGCTGCTCCAGGAAATGGACGTGACCCGTTACATCAGGACCCTCCAGGACCGGATCGGCGAGGGCGTCCGCGATGCCCTGCACGCCCGCGGCTACCGCACCGACCGCCTGGAGCAGAACATCACCACCATCAACAGCAGCCTCTACATCGGCGAGATGTCCGGCGGCGCGGTGGCCACCGGCACCCACGGCATGGCCACTCACAGGGAGGGGAGCACCGCATGAGCACCGACCACGACCCCGCCGCCCCCGGCGCGGGCACGCCCGCTCCCGGCGCACCGGCGGGGGCCGGGCAACCGGGCGGCACGTCCGTCACCATCAACTCGATGTCCGGCGGCTCCGTCGCCACCGGGGAGCACGGCAGGGCCGAGTCCACCAACGTCACGGTCCAGGGGCTCGATCAGGCACATCAGGAGCTGCTGGCCGCCGTGGCCGAGCTGCGCCGGCAGCTGGCCGAGGCGCAGGCGGCGGGCTCCGAGGGTGCCGACAGCGGGCTCCTCGCCCAACTCACCGAGGTCCAGGGGGAGATCACCGCGCACGGCCAGGCGCCACGGCCGCTGCTGGCCCGCCTGCTGGCCGGTCTCGCCGCGTACGGCCCGGCGGCGGGCGCGGCCGCCTCCGCCGTGGCCACCGTCATCCAGGCGCTGGCGCCGCTGCTCGGCTAGGAGCGGCGCCCCGGCGCGGACCACCGGCTCGTGGACCGTTCCGGGCACCGTTACACCAAGGGGGACGAGATGGTCAGACGCTTCGACGCCGACCGCCAGGAATGGGCGAGCGATGAGCAGGAGGACCGGCTCGGCGAGCTGCGTCGCCGTGACGCGCTGCGCCAGCGGCAGGCGCTGCTGGTGTCGGTCGCGGTCCTCGCCGTCTGCGGCATCGGCTTCGGCACCTACGCGCTCGGGTGGAAGGACGAGCCGAAGCCGCCCGCGGCCCAGCCGAGCCGGCCGCCCGGTTCCGGTGCGACGGCGGGCGGCGGCAGCGGATCGCCGACGCCCTACCCGTCGGAGCCGTCCTCGCCCGCATCGACGGGCGCGCCCGCCGGATACCAGGTGGACGAGGACACCGAGGGCTTCCGCATAGCCGTGCCCGACGGCTGGCAGCGCTCCACCGCGGGCTCCGCCTACGGCTTCCCGATCGTCAACTACCGCAGCTCCGACGGTTCCCGCAGGCTCCAGGTCTACGAGGTGCAGGAGTCCTCGCCGGACGAGTCGCTGCAGACGTTCCTGGAGCAGGTCCCGAAGTCCGAGGGGTTCAAGAAGCTGTCCCTGGAGGAGATGCCGGACGCCGAGGGCCGCCCCGGCGCCCGCCTCGAATACGTCACCGACAAGCTCACCGCCGAGCCCGACATCGGCGGCTGGCACGTCGTCGACCACCGCTTCGAGGCGGCGGACGGCAAGCTGTACGCGCTCGCCTCCTACGGTGCGGAGGCGGACGGCAGGGCCGATGAGACCCAGGTGCTGAACACGGCGCTGGCGTGGTTCTGCCCGCCGCTCACCGAGTGCGAAGCGCCTGCGGCGGGCTTGGGCCGATAGAGACTGCCCCTTCGGGGCGTCTCCGTCCCAGAGGGACAGCCTGCGTCGTGTCCGGACCACCGGTGGCTGGTCGGTTGCTCGCTCCCCCACTGCCTCAAGGGCGTGGGAGGTACCCCCACCCCGCGCCCCTTCGGGGCGCCGGGCGTACCCGGCACAACCAGTTATCCGCAGTGCGGAACATGCCGGTAACAAGACCGCCGCGCGAGGGCCACAGACCGGCCATACGTTACGATCCGCCCGGCGTTGGCCAAGGCTTGGGGGTGGCGGCGGGCTCGTTCGGTCCGCTCAGAGTGAGGCTGTCACCTTGTCACACGTCACCTGCCGCAAGAGACGGGCGGGGCGTTCGCTCCGCGTCGCCGCCGTGCTCGTCCTCGGGGCCCTCGGCGTCAGCCAGGCCAACGGGGCCGCCGCCGCGGGCGAACCGGCCGCCGGCCACCCCTGGTCCGTGACCCGTGTCGCGGGCGGCTTCCGTGTCACCCTCGACCTCGACAAGCCGCTGCCCATGACCGCCGACGTCCCGACGCTCTCGGCGGACGGCACCCCCCTCGGCCCCGCGACGGAGTCGGCCGACGGCACGTCCCTGTCGCTCGTCACCACCGACCCCTCGGTGCTGCATGCGGCGTCGGTGACCACCGGGGCCGCCACCACACCGTCCGGCACCGGCCCGGCGTCCCCCGCCCGCCCCCCGGCCGAGCCCGAGGCGCCCGGGGCACCGAAGACGCTCCCGGCGGACCCGTCGGAGCCCGGTCACCACCATGTCTCCGAGGCTGTCTACGACTTCGGCGACCAGGCGATACCCCTGCTCAACACAGGCGGCATCCGGGGCGAGCTGGAGGGCAAGGTCTACCTGCCCGACGGCCCCGGCAGGAAGCCCGTCGTGATCTTCGAGCACGGCCGCCACACCTCCTGCTACGGGCCCGGCAAGCCCAACCCCGCCGCGTGGCCCTGCCGCACCTCGCCCGACAGCACGGAACAGCGCTCGCCCGTCCCCAGCTACCTGGGGTACGACGCGCCCGCCCGCGCCCTCGCGAGCAACGGATACGCCGTCGTCTCCGTGTCGGCGAACGCGATCAACGCCACCGACAACCAGCTCGCCGCCGACTACGGCGCCCAGGCCCGCGGCGAGCTGATCCTCGACACCCTGCGGATGCTGAAGAAGGCCGACGCCCGCCAGAGCGTCGTCTACCACGACGCGTTCACCGGCCGCGACGTCAGCCTCGCGCAGGCGCTCGACGGAGACATCACGCCGTCCGACCTCGCCGGCAGGCTCGATCTCCACGACGTCGGGATCATGGGGCACTCCCGCGGTGGCGAGGGCGTCGTGGCCGCCGCCACGCTCAACGACGCCCTGCCCGTCCCGGAGCAGTTCGGGATCAAGGCGGTGCTGCCGCTCGCGCCCGTCGACTACGACCGGATCTCCCTGCCGAACGCGGCGACGGCGACGGTGCTGCCGTACTGCGACGGCGACGTGGAGAACCTGATGGGCCAGCACATCGTCGACGACTCGCGGCATGCCTTCGACGACGACGTGCTGCGCTCCGCGGTGCTCGTGATGGGCGCCAACCACAACTTCTTCAACACCATCTGGACGCCGGGCGGCTTTCCCGCCGGCACCGCCGACGACTGGGCGGCGGCCGACGGCGCCGACGACCCCGTGTGCGACCCCTCGTCCGCGACGACGACACGGCTCACCCCGCAGCAGCAGGTCGACGTCGGCACCGCCTACGTCTCGGGCTTCTTCCGGCTCACGCTCGGCGGGGAGAAGCAGTTCCAGCCGATGTTCGACGGCTCGGACGTGATGCCGCCCTCGACGCCGTTCGCGCACGTCACCGTGGCCGCGACCCAGCCCGCGAGGTCCCGCGTCGGCATCAGCACCTTCGAGCACGCCTCCGCCGCTGTCCGCACCGCAGGCGACGCCACCGCCGCGGTCTGCGAGGGCATGGGCGGCACCGGAGGCGTCACGCTCGGGCAGCCGCTGCCGTCCTGCTCCACCGGCCTCAGCGAGGCCGCGGTGCCGCACTGGTCGCCGGCGCTGTGGGCGTGGAACGTGCCGGCCTCGCCGATGCTGCACATGACGTGGACGTCGGCGAGCGGCCGGGTGCGCGTGGCGGTCCCGGCGGGCGCGCGGGACGTGCGCCGGTTCCAGCAGCTGTCGGTGAAGATGGCCGCGGACGAGTCGGTGGCCACCGCGACCGACCTGGCGGTCACCGTCGCGGACGGCTCCGGGCACACGTGGTCCTCGCCCGTCTCCGCGCTCAACGCACAGGCGGTGACCCGGATGCCGGGGGTCAGCTCGCCGTGGCTGCGCAAGGTGATCCTGCGGCAGGTGACCATCCCCACGTCCGCGCTGCACGGTCTGAACATGCGGGACATCCGCGAGGTGCGGTTCTCCGCGACGAAGGGCGCTCCGTCGGGCGGCGTCTACCTCTCCGACCTCTCGGTGGAGGACCGGGCGGTCGGCGCGCGGGTTCCCGAGCGGCTGGCGGGTGTGGACGTGGTACCGGCCCGCGTCGACGAGGGGTCGGGGCCCGGCACCGCCGAGGTGGCCGCCGTGCTGTCCAGGCCGGTGGACCACCCGGTCACCGCGTACGTCAGCGCGTTCGGGGCTGCGGGCGGCAGGGCCGGGGACGCGATGCACGAGGTGGCCTTCGCACCGGGGCAGGTGTGCGTCGCGGTGCGGGTGCCCACGTACGGGGACACCGTGCCGAGCGCCACCGCGACCACGTCGTTCAAGGTCTCGGCGACCGACGTGTCCGGGGCGGTCATGGGCGACAAGGGCTTCGGCACCCTCACCGTGCGCGAGGACGACGGGGTCACCGCCGGTGACCCGGCGCCCGCCTTCGGCGTCCCCGGCGACGCCTGCGCCGAGTACGCGGCCTCGCGGACGCCGGGCAGGCTCGACGTCGGCGGGCCCGTCACGGCCGGTGCCACCACGCCCGTGACGGCACGCGGCTACCGGTCCGGGGAGAGCGTCGAGTTCCGCCTCGGCGCGACGTCACTGGGCAGGGCGGTGGCGGACCGCCACGGCACGGTGGCCTTCGCGGCACGGATACCGGCGGGCGCTCCTGCCGGGGCGACGACGATGACGGCGACCGGTGCGGGTTCCGCGCATGCGGACACGGCGACGGTTCGGGTACGGGTGCGCGGCGCGCGCTGAGCCCCGGCGTGGGGCGCCCTTGGAGTCTCGGGTGCCCCCGGCCTACCCCCAGGGGTGCGGGGAACTGCGCGACTGGCCACGACGTGACCGCCGGGTCGTCGCCGTCCCGAGGGGGCTGGTTCTGTCGTGTCTGGACCACCTGCCGGCAGTGGTTGCTCGCGCAGTTCCCCGCGCCCCTGTAGGGCGGGGCTGCGCCCCGGCCCAGGGGTAGGCCGGTCCGCCGGCACGAAGCACTCGCCCGGCCGGGCGCGCCCCTATCCCGACGACAGTCGGGACTCCAGCTTTGCCACGTCGACCGAGTCCGAGGACGGCGGCGTTTTCGTCTGGACCGGCTTGTTGTAGTCCGACAGGGTGACGTCCACGTTCGCCTGGCTGCTGTGGACGGTGGCCCGCAGCGGGAACGGGGTGCCCACCGCCGAGACGAAGACCGTGCTGGACCTGCCGCTGCGCGAGCCGGAGAGCGGCACGGTGCGGGTGCCCGCGACCAGGGTGGCGCGGCCCTTGTGCAGCGCGCCCACACCCATGGCGGCGGTCTGCACCTGCTTGCGGAAGCCGTTCAGGTCGCACAGCCGTGCCGCCGACTGGAGGAAGTTGCTGCTGGTCGTGCCGTGCACCCAGCGGCCGTGCAGGAACGACGCGGCGCTCCGGCCGGTCTTCCCGGGGAGCTGGGTCTTCCAGAAGGTGTCGTTGGGCCGCAGCCAGACCTGGTTGCCGCGTTTGACCAGGGAGACCTGGCCGCCGTTGCTGTAGCCGAGGCCCGCCGTGCAGTCGCCCTTCCGGTCCAGGCGCAGGTCGGTGGAGCTGGGCCGGCGCGGGTCGGAGCGCGCCGACTTGTCGTTCAGGTGGGCGTGCAGCGAGGAGGCGCCCTGGAGGGCCTTGCTGCTCCTGCCGGCGATCTGCTGGGCGCTCTGCTTCTCGATGCCGTTGCTGCCGCCGCTGGTGGCCGGGGCGGCATGCGGCGTCCGCGGCTCGGCGCCCGCGGAGCTGGGCGTGGCGGGCAGCGCGGCCAGCGCGACGGCGGCGCAGCTCACCGTGGTGAGGAGCCCGTACCCGGCCAGGCGGGGCCCTCGCCGGCGCGCGGAGCCGGCCCGCCGGTACTCCGGCAGAGACCGCCGGTCCGTCCGCTCGGACCTCGGTTTCCTGGGCGACGTCGATGCCATCACAGGACCTCCTGGGATATATCCCCCTTCGGCATCCATCAGCGTAGGTTCCGCCCACTGGCGTCGCACTTGCTGTGGCGGTCGGCACGTTCGCGCATGGATCTCGTGTAGAGGTCGCATGGTTTCGGCCACCGCGGGAAGGCGCTCGGCCGCCGGCATGGCCCGGCCGGCAGCAGAACGCGACGGAAGGCATACGGAAGGTGTCCGCAGAGCAGAGCATCCACGTGGGCGGGGAGTGGCGTGCAGCCCTCTCCGGAGCCACGCGCGAGATCATCGACCCGGCCGACGGCAAGCCGTTCACGGCCGTCGCCGAGGCGGGCGGTGAGGACGCGGACGAAGCCGTTGCCGCGGCCAGGGCCGCGTTCGACGACGGGCCGTGGCCGGACACCCCCGCAGCCGGGCGCGCCGCCGTGCTGCGCACCACCGCCGACCTGCTCGGCCGGGACCGCGAGGAGCTGGCGCTCCTGGAGAGCCGCGACACCGGCAAGACCCTGGGCGAGGGCCGCGCCGACGTGGACTGCGTCGCCGACACCTTCCGCTACTACGCGGACCTGGTGGGCGCGGAGGACCCGGGGCGCGTGGTCGACGCGGGTTCCCCGGACATCCACAGTGTCGTGGTGCACGAGCCCGTCGGCGTCTGCGCCCTGATCGCGCCGTGGAACTATCCGCTGCTCCAGGCGAGTTGGAAGATCGCGCCGGCGCTGGCCGCGGGGAACACGTTCGTGGTCAAGCCCTCCGAGCTGACGCCGCTGACGACGGTGGCGCTGGTCCGGCTGCTGACCGAGGCCGGGCTGCCGGCCGGGGTCGCGAACATCGTCACGGGACCGGGCGACCCGGTGGGCGCGCGGCTCGCCGGGCACCCCGGCGTCGACCTGGTCTCGTTCACGGGCGGCCTGGTCAGCGGCACCAAGGTCGCCGAGCTGGCCGCGCCGGGCGTCAAGAAGGTGGCGCTGGAGCTGGGCGGCAAGAACCCGAATGTCGTCTTCGCGGACGCCTGCGCCACCGACGACGGCCTGGACACCGCGGTCGACCAGGCGCTGAACGCCGCGTTCATCCACAGCGGCCAGGTCTGCTCGGCGGGCGGGCGGCTGATCATCGAGGAGTCCGTCGCGGAGCCGTTCGTCGCCGAACTGGCCCGCAGGGCGGCCCGCGTCAGGCTCGGCCGCGGCACCGAGGACGGCGTGGAGTGCGGGCCGCTGGTCTCCGCGCGGCAGCGCGAGCGCACGGAGGAGTTCGTGGCGTCGGCGCTGGCGGAGGGCGCGGTACTGCGCACCGGCGGCAAGCGCCCCGAGCCGTCCACGGTCCGCCCCGCCACGGGCTACTTCTATGAGCCGACGGTCCTGGACCGCTGCCACCGCGGCATGCGGGTGGTCCGCGAGGAGGTGTTCGGCCCCGTGCTGACCGTGGAGACGTTCACCACCGAGGACGAGGCGCTGGCGCTCGCCAACGACACCGAGTACGGCCTCGCGGGCGCCGTGTGGACGCAGGACGCGGGCCGCGCCCGGCGCATGGCGCGCAGGATGCGGCACGGCACCGTGTGGATCAACGACTTCCACCCCTACCTGCCGCAGGCGGAGTGGGGCGGCTTCGGCAAGTCGGGCACGGGCCGCGAGCTGGGCCCGGCCGGCCTCGCCGAGTACCGCGAGACGAAGCACGTCTACCAGAACCTGGCACCCCGGCCGGTCCGGTGGTTCACCGGCTGACCCGAGCCTCGCACGCCCCACGTACGGAGCCCCCCGGCCACGGTTCCGTAGGCGCGGCTGCGGGGCCGGTCCCTTCAACGCCGCGCACGTGCGGGGCCACGCATGCGGCGCCCCGTAGGGGCGCGGGGAACTGCGCGAGCAACCGACCACCGGCGGACGGTCGCGGAGAAGACCGCAAGTGGCTGAACGAAGCGGCTCGCCGCAGGCGGCGCCCGAAAGGGGCGCGGGGTGGGGGTGCCTCCCACGCCTTCAAGGCTGTGGGGGAGCGAGCAACCAGCGACGGGCGGGTGGTCGCGGAGAAGACCGCAAGTGGCTGGACGAAGCGGCTCGCCGCAGGCGGCGCCCGAAAGGGGCGCGGGGAACTGCGCGACAAGCCCCCACCGGCGGGGTGGTCGCGAAAGGGCCCGCAAGGGGCTGGCCGTGGCGGCCCGCCGCAGGCGGCGCCCTGGAAGGGCCGCGGGGAACGGAAAGAGCAGCCCCCACCGACAGGTGGGCGAAGAAGAGACAGCAACCGGACCGGACACAGCGGCACGCCGCAGGTGCCTCCAGAGGAGGAGCGACTGACCATGCCCGAGTACGACTACGTCGTGATCGGCGGCGGCACGGCCGGATCCGTGATCGCCTCCCGGCTCACCGAGGACCCCGACGTCCAGGTCGCCGTGATCGAGGGCGGCCCCAGTGACGTCGACCGCCCCGAGGTGCTGACCCTGCGCCGCTGGATGGGCCTGCTCGGCAGCGAGCTCGACTACGACTACCCGACCACCGAGCAGCCGCGCGGCAACTCCCACATCAGGCACAGCCGCGCCCGCGTGCTCGGCGGCTGCTCCTCGCACAACACCCTGATCGCGTTCAAGCCGCTGCCGTCCGACTGGGACGAGTGGGAGGCGGCCGGGGCGGCCGGCTGGGGTGCCGTGCCGATGGAGGCGTACTTCGCACGGCTGCTGAACAACATCGTTCCCGTCCACGAGAAGGACCGCAACGCCATCGCCCGCGACTTCGTCACCGCGGCCGAGTCCGCGGTCGGCGTGCCGCGGGTGGAGGGGTTCAACGCCAAGCCGTTCACCGAGGGCGCCGGCTTCTTCGACCTGGCCTACCACCCCGAGGACAACAAGCGCTCCAGCGCCTCCGTCGCGTACCTGCACCCGTTCCTGGACCGGCCGAACCTCCACCTGATGCTGGAGACCTGGGCGTACCGGCTCGAACTGGACGGCACCCGGGCGACGGGCGCCCGCGTGCGCGCCGCGGACGGCACGGAGGAACTCGTCACGGCGCGCCGCGAGGTGCTGCTGTGCGCGGGCGCCGTGGACTCCCCGCGGCTGCTGCTGCACTCTGGGATAGGCCCCGCGAAGGACCTCCAGGACCTGGGCATCCCGGTGGTGCACGACCTGCCGGGCGTCGGCGAGAACCTCCAGGACCACCCCGAGTCGGTGATCGTCTGGGAGACCGGGGGCCCGATCCCGGAGAACTCCGCGATGGACAGCGACGCGGGCCTGTTCGTCCACCGCGACCGGGCGCGTCCGGGCCCGGACCTGATGTTCCACTTCTACCAGATCCCGTTCACCGACAACCCGGAGCGACTGGGCTACCGGCGCCCGGCGCACGGCGTGTCGATGACGCCGAACATCCCCAAGCCGCGAAGCCGCGGCCGGCTCTACCTGACCAGCGCGGACCCCGCCGTCAAACCCGCCCTGGACTTCCGCTACTTCACCGACGAGGAGGACTACGACGCCCGCACCCTCGTCGACGGCATCCGCATCGCCCGCCAGGTCGCACGGGCCGAGCCGCTCGCCGGCTGGCTGAAGCGCGAGGTGTGCCCGGGGCCTGACATCACCTCGGACGAGGAGCTGAGCGAGTACGCCCGCCGGGTCGCGCACACCGTCTACCACCCGGCAGGCACCTGCCGGATGGGTGCCGCCGACGACGAACTGGCCGTCGTCGACCCGCAGTTGCGGATCCGGGGACTTACCGGCGTCCGGATCGCGGACGCGTCCGTCTTCCCCACCCTGCCCGCCGTCAATCCCATGATCGGGGTGCTCATGACCGGAGAACGCTGTGCCGAACTGCTGAGGGAGGACGCCCGATGAGCAATCAGCCCGCCCAGCAGCCCTTCGACCCGCCGCCCGCCCAGCGTCCGCCGACCGGAAGCGGTGCCCGGGGGAAGCAGCCGGCCCCGGCCGGGTCCTCGCCCGACGGCGCCGCCCCGACCGATGGCGCCGCGGCGCCCGTCTTCGCCGTGGACGGCCTGTGGAAGGTCTTCGGGCCCAAGCCGGCCCGCGTCCCCTCCGACCCCGAGCTGGCCGGGCTCGACCCGGCCGCGCTGCGGTCCCGCACCGGCTGCACCGCCGCGGTGCACGACGTGTCGTTCAGCGTCCGCAAGGGGGAGGTCTTCGTCGTCATGGGCCTGTCCGGGTCCGGCAAGTCCACCCTCGTACGGTGCCTGACCCGGCTGATCGAGCCGACCGCGGGCAGCATCGCCATCGAGGGCGAGAACGTCCGCGAAATGGACCGTACGAGCCTGCGCGAGCTGCGCAGGCACCGCGCGGCCATGGTCTTCCAGCACTTCGGGCTGCTGCCGCACCGCAGCGTCCTCGACAACGTCGCCTACGGCCTCCAGATCCAGGGCATGCCCCGCGCGCAGCGCCGCGAACGCGCCGCCGAGATGGTCGCCAAGGTGGGCCTGGACGGCCTGGAGCAGCGCCGGCCCGGCGAGCTCTCCGGCGGCCAGCAGCAGCGCGTGGGCCTCGCCCGCGCGCTCGCCGTCGATCCCCAGGTGCTGCTCTTCGACGAGCCGTTCAGCGCGCTCGACCCGCTGATCCGGCGGGACATGCAGGAGGAGGTCATCCGCCTGCACCGCGAGGAGGGCCGCACCATGGTCTTCATCACCCACGACCTCAGCGAGGCGCTGCGGCTCGGCGACCGGATCGCGCTCATGCGCGACGGCCGCATCGTCCAGCTCGGCACCCCCGAGGAGATCGTCGGCTCGCCCGCCGACGACTACGTACGGGACTTCGTCCGCGACGTGCCGCGCGAGCAGGTGCTGACGGTACGCACCGCGATGCGCCCGGCGGACCCCGACGAGACCGACCGGGGCCCCGCGATCACGCCCGGCGCGACCGTCTCCGAGGCCATCGGGGAGGTGGCCCGCACCGGGTTCCCGGTCCGCGTCATGCAGGACGGGCGGTGCCTCGGCGTGGTCGACCACGAACGGCTGCTGGAGGTCATCGCCGCGAACGGCAGCGGCAGCGGCAACGGCAACGGCAACGGTGACGGTGGCGGCCCCGGGCACCGGGGCGCCGGCGGCGCGGGCGGCCTGAAGCACGCCGCGCCGGACGGCCGGGAGGTGGCCTGACATGACCGCCGCCACCGCCCCGGCGCGGGCCACCGGGGCC
The nucleotide sequence above comes from Streptomyces sp. TS71-3. Encoded proteins:
- a CDS encoding aldehyde dehydrogenase family protein encodes the protein MSAEQSIHVGGEWRAALSGATREIIDPADGKPFTAVAEAGGEDADEAVAAARAAFDDGPWPDTPAAGRAAVLRTTADLLGRDREELALLESRDTGKTLGEGRADVDCVADTFRYYADLVGAEDPGRVVDAGSPDIHSVVVHEPVGVCALIAPWNYPLLQASWKIAPALAAGNTFVVKPSELTPLTTVALVRLLTEAGLPAGVANIVTGPGDPVGARLAGHPGVDLVSFTGGLVSGTKVAELAAPGVKKVALELGGKNPNVVFADACATDDGLDTAVDQALNAAFIHSGQVCSAGGRLIIEESVAEPFVAELARRAARVRLGRGTEDGVECGPLVSARQRERTEEFVASALAEGAVLRTGGKRPEPSTVRPATGYFYEPTVLDRCHRGMRVVREEVFGPVLTVETFTTEDEALALANDTEYGLAGAVWTQDAGRARRMARRMRHGTVWINDFHPYLPQAEWGGFGKSGTGRELGPAGLAEYRETKHVYQNLAPRPVRWFTG
- a CDS encoding glycine betaine/L-proline ABC transporter ATP-binding protein translates to MSNQPAQQPFDPPPAQRPPTGSGARGKQPAPAGSSPDGAAPTDGAAAPVFAVDGLWKVFGPKPARVPSDPELAGLDPAALRSRTGCTAAVHDVSFSVRKGEVFVVMGLSGSGKSTLVRCLTRLIEPTAGSIAIEGENVREMDRTSLRELRRHRAAMVFQHFGLLPHRSVLDNVAYGLQIQGMPRAQRRERAAEMVAKVGLDGLEQRRPGELSGGQQQRVGLARALAVDPQVLLFDEPFSALDPLIRRDMQEEVIRLHREEGRTMVFITHDLSEALRLGDRIALMRDGRIVQLGTPEEIVGSPADDYVRDFVRDVPREQVLTVRTAMRPADPDETDRGPAITPGATVSEAIGEVARTGFPVRVMQDGRCLGVVDHERLLEVIAANGSGSGNGNGNGDGGGPGHRGAGGAGGLKHAAPDGREVA
- a CDS encoding GMC family oxidoreductase; translation: MPEYDYVVIGGGTAGSVIASRLTEDPDVQVAVIEGGPSDVDRPEVLTLRRWMGLLGSELDYDYPTTEQPRGNSHIRHSRARVLGGCSSHNTLIAFKPLPSDWDEWEAAGAAGWGAVPMEAYFARLLNNIVPVHEKDRNAIARDFVTAAESAVGVPRVEGFNAKPFTEGAGFFDLAYHPEDNKRSSASVAYLHPFLDRPNLHLMLETWAYRLELDGTRATGARVRAADGTEELVTARREVLLCAGAVDSPRLLLHSGIGPAKDLQDLGIPVVHDLPGVGENLQDHPESVIVWETGGPIPENSAMDSDAGLFVHRDRARPGPDLMFHFYQIPFTDNPERLGYRRPAHGVSMTPNIPKPRSRGRLYLTSADPAVKPALDFRYFTDEEDYDARTLVDGIRIARQVARAEPLAGWLKREVCPGPDITSDEELSEYARRVAHTVYHPAGTCRMGAADDELAVVDPQLRIRGLTGVRIADASVFPTLPAVNPMIGVLMTGERCAELLREDAR